The Equus przewalskii isolate Varuska chromosome 8, EquPr2, whole genome shotgun sequence genome has a window encoding:
- the EEF1D gene encoding elongation factor 1-delta isoform X5, whose protein sequence is MATNFLVHEKIWFDKFKYDDAERKFYEQMNGPVAGSSRQENGASVILRDIARARENIQKSLAGSSGPGASSGPGGDHSELVVRIASLEVENQSLRGVVQDLQQAISKLEARLSALEKSSPAHRATAPQTQHVSPMRQVEPPTRKAATATEDDEDDDIDLFGSDEEEDKEAAKLREERLRQYAEKKAKKPVLVAKSSILLDVKPWDDETDMAQLEACVRSIQLDGLTWGGSKLVPVGYGIRKLQIQCVVEDDKVGTDLLEEEITKFEEHVQSVDIAAFNKI, encoded by the exons ATGGCCACAAACTTCCTAGTGCACGAGAAGATCTGGTTCGACAAGTTCAAATACGATGATGCAGAGAGGAAATTCTACGAGCAGATGAACGGGCCTGTGGCTGGCTCCTCGCGCCAG GAGAACGGCGCCAGCGTGATCCTCCGAGACATTGCGAGAGCCAGAGAAAACATCCAGAAATCCCTGGCCGGA AGCTCTGGCCCTGGGGCCTCCAGCGGGCCTGGTGGAGACCACAGTGAGCTCGTCGTCCGGATTGCCAGCCTGGAAGTGGAGAACCAGAGTCTGAGAGGCG TGGTGCAGGATCTGCAGCAGGCCATCTCCAAGCTGGAGGCCCGGCTGAGTGCTCTGGAGAAGAGCTCACCTGCTCACCGGGCTACAGCCCCGCAGACCCAG CACGTGTCTCCCATGCGCCAAGTGGAGCCCCCCACCAGGAAGGCCGCCACCGCCACAGAGGATGACGAGGACGATGACATCGACCTGTTTGGCAGCGATGAGGAGGAAGACAAGGAGGCCGCTAAGCTGCGGGAGGAGAGGCTGCGGCAGTACGCTGAGAAGAAAGCCAAGAAGCCCGTGCTGGTCGCCAAGTCCTCCATCCTTCTGGATGTCAAGCCC TGGGATGACGAGACGGACATGGCCCAGCTGGAGGCCTGCGTGCGCTCCATCCAGCTGGATGGGCTGACCTGGGGCGGCTCCAAGTTGGTACCTGTGGGCTATGGCATCCGCAAGCTGCAGATCCAGTGTGTGGTGGAGGACGACAAGGTGGGGACTGACCTGCTGGAAGAAGAGATCACCAAATTCGAAGAGCAC gTGCAGAGTGTCGACATTGCTGCTTTCAACAAGATCTAA
- the EEF1D gene encoding elongation factor 1-delta isoform X6 — MATNFLVHEKIWFDKFKYDDAERKFYEQMNGPVAGSSRQSSGPGASSGPGGDHSELVVRIASLEVENQSLRGVVQDLQQAISKLEARLSALEKSSPAHRATAPQTQHVSPMRQVEPPTRKAATATEDDEDDDIDLFGSDEEEDKEAAKLREERLRQYAEKKAKKPVLVAKSSILLDVKPWDDETDMAQLEACVRSIQLDGLTWGGSKLVPVGYGIRKLQIQCVVEDDKVGTDLLEEEITKFEEHVQSVDIAAFNKI; from the exons ATGGCCACAAACTTCCTAGTGCACGAGAAGATCTGGTTCGACAAGTTCAAATACGATGATGCAGAGAGGAAATTCTACGAGCAGATGAACGGGCCTGTGGCTGGCTCCTCGCGCCAG AGCTCTGGCCCTGGGGCCTCCAGCGGGCCTGGTGGAGACCACAGTGAGCTCGTCGTCCGGATTGCCAGCCTGGAAGTGGAGAACCAGAGTCTGAGAGGCG TGGTGCAGGATCTGCAGCAGGCCATCTCCAAGCTGGAGGCCCGGCTGAGTGCTCTGGAGAAGAGCTCACCTGCTCACCGGGCTACAGCCCCGCAGACCCAG CACGTGTCTCCCATGCGCCAAGTGGAGCCCCCCACCAGGAAGGCCGCCACCGCCACAGAGGATGACGAGGACGATGACATCGACCTGTTTGGCAGCGATGAGGAGGAAGACAAGGAGGCCGCTAAGCTGCGGGAGGAGAGGCTGCGGCAGTACGCTGAGAAGAAAGCCAAGAAGCCCGTGCTGGTCGCCAAGTCCTCCATCCTTCTGGATGTCAAGCCC TGGGATGACGAGACGGACATGGCCCAGCTGGAGGCCTGCGTGCGCTCCATCCAGCTGGATGGGCTGACCTGGGGCGGCTCCAAGTTGGTACCTGTGGGCTATGGCATCCGCAAGCTGCAGATCCAGTGTGTGGTGGAGGACGACAAGGTGGGGACTGACCTGCTGGAAGAAGAGATCACCAAATTCGAAGAGCAC gTGCAGAGTGTCGACATTGCTGCTTTCAACAAGATCTAA
- the EEF1D gene encoding elongation factor 1-delta isoform X1, with product MRSGKTSCALETVWEDKQKYGEAERRFYEHEATRAAAAQELVAEAPAVNGPGWEDTEEAEEADTPDSGSGGDPGKKPLQKKRKRSPKSGLGQADPALVGLSADHVWLDKPLFDQAESSYRQRLADTAAQASQPPALAPRGPCTHGSHVACHHVTWGVWVNKSSFDQAERAFVEWSQALLLAAEGSGRQGAPDTGQREASPDQALAHRPSPPANGQPPLGSLQALVREVWLEKPRYDAAERGFYEALFDGHPPGKVRLQERASQAEGARRGRKDRRGRNTLGSKRAGPRRADGEAPSSLPYWYFLHKDAEAPWLNKPAYDSAECRHHAAEALRMAWRLEATSLTHRPSARSGASMSSLRPNRKMATNFLVHEKIWFDKFKYDDAERKFYEQMNGPVAGSSRQENGASVILRDIARARENIQKSLAGSSGPGASSGPGGDHSELVVRIASLEVENQSLRGVVQDLQQAISKLEARLSALEKSSPAHRATAPQTQHVSPMRQVEPPTRKAATATEDDEDDDIDLFGSDEEEDKEAAKLREERLRQYAEKKAKKPVLVAKSSILLDVKPWDDETDMAQLEACVRSIQLDGLTWGGSKLVPVGYGIRKLQIQCVVEDDKVGTDLLEEEITKFEEHVQSVDIAAFNKI from the exons ATGAGGAGCGGGAAGACCTCCTGTGCCCTGGAGACCGTCTGGGAGGACAAGCAGAAGTATGGGGAAGCCGAGCGGCGCTTCTACGAGCACGAGGCCACGCGAGCCGCCGCCGCTCAGGAGCTCGTGGCCGAGGCGCCAGCCGTGAACGGGCCTGGTTGGGAGGACactgaggaggctgaggaggccgACACCCCCGACAGCGGCAGCGGGGGTGACCCTGGGAAGAAGCCCCTGCAGAAGAAGAGGAAGCGCTCCCCGAAGAGCGGGCTCGGCCAGGCGGACCCGGCTCTCGTGGGCCTCTCCGCCGACCACGTCTGGCTGGACAAACCACTTTTCGACCAGGCGGAGAGCTCCTACCGCCAGAGGCTGGCAGACACGGCCGCCCAGGCCTCCCAGCCGCCGGCCCTGGCCCCCCGAGGCCCCTGCACCCACGGAAGCCACGTGGCCTGCCACCACGTGACCTGGGGCGTCTGGGTCAACAAGTCTTCCTTCGACCAGGCCGAGCGGGCATTCGTGGAGTGGTCTCAGGCCCTGCTGCTGGCTGCAGAGGGGAGCGGCAGGCAGGGGGCTCCTGACACGGGCCAGCGCGAGGCCAGCCCTGACCAGGCCCTCGCCCACCGGCCCAGCCCACCGGCCAATGGCCAGCCCCCGCTGGGAAGCCTGCAGGCACTGGTGCGGGAGGTGTGGCTGGAGAAGCCCCGGTACGACGCGGCCGAGAGGGGCTTCTACGAGGCCCTGTTTGACGGCCACCCCCCCGGGAAGGTGCGCCTGCAAGAGCGCGCCAGCCAGGCCGAGGGCGCCAGGCGGGGCCGCAAAGACCGGCGGGGCCGCAACACCTTGGGGAGCAAGCGGGCCGGGCCACGGCGGGCCGACGGGGAGGCCCCCTCCTCTTTGCCCTACTGGTACTTCCTGCACAAGGACGCCGAGGCCCCCTGGCTCAACAAGCCCGCCTATGACAGCGCGGAGTGCCGCCACCATGCTGCAGAGGCCCTGCGCATGGCCTGGCGCCTCGAGGCCACATCACTCACTCACCGACCCAGTGCCCGGTCTGGCGCATCCATGTCCAGCCTGCGACCCAA cagGAAAATGGCCACAAACTTCCTAGTGCACGAGAAGATCTGGTTCGACAAGTTCAAATACGATGATGCAGAGAGGAAATTCTACGAGCAGATGAACGGGCCTGTGGCTGGCTCCTCGCGCCAG GAGAACGGCGCCAGCGTGATCCTCCGAGACATTGCGAGAGCCAGAGAAAACATCCAGAAATCCCTGGCCGGA AGCTCTGGCCCTGGGGCCTCCAGCGGGCCTGGTGGAGACCACAGTGAGCTCGTCGTCCGGATTGCCAGCCTGGAAGTGGAGAACCAGAGTCTGAGAGGCG TGGTGCAGGATCTGCAGCAGGCCATCTCCAAGCTGGAGGCCCGGCTGAGTGCTCTGGAGAAGAGCTCACCTGCTCACCGGGCTACAGCCCCGCAGACCCAG CACGTGTCTCCCATGCGCCAAGTGGAGCCCCCCACCAGGAAGGCCGCCACCGCCACAGAGGATGACGAGGACGATGACATCGACCTGTTTGGCAGCGATGAGGAGGAAGACAAGGAGGCCGCTAAGCTGCGGGAGGAGAGGCTGCGGCAGTACGCTGAGAAGAAAGCCAAGAAGCCCGTGCTGGTCGCCAAGTCCTCCATCCTTCTGGATGTCAAGCCC TGGGATGACGAGACGGACATGGCCCAGCTGGAGGCCTGCGTGCGCTCCATCCAGCTGGATGGGCTGACCTGGGGCGGCTCCAAGTTGGTACCTGTGGGCTATGGCATCCGCAAGCTGCAGATCCAGTGTGTGGTGGAGGACGACAAGGTGGGGACTGACCTGCTGGAAGAAGAGATCACCAAATTCGAAGAGCAC gTGCAGAGTGTCGACATTGCTGCTTTCAACAAGATCTAA
- the EEF1D gene encoding elongation factor 1-delta isoform X3 produces MRSGKTSCALETVWEDKQKYGEAERRFYEHEATRAAAAQELVAEAPAVNGPGWEDTEEAEEADTPDSGSGGDPGKKPLQKKRKRSPKSGLGQADPALVGLSADHVWLDKPLFDQAESSYRQRLADTAAQASQPPALAPRGPCTHGSHVACHHVTWGVWVNKSSFDQAERAFVEWSQALLLAAEGSGRQGAPDTGQREASPDQALAHRPSPPANGQPPLGSLQALVREVWLEKPRYDAAERGFYEALFDGHPPGKVRLQERASQAEGARRGRKDRRGRNTLGSKRAGPRRADGEAPSSLPYWYFLHKDAEAPWLNKPAYDSAECRHHAAEALRMAWRLEATSLTHRPSARSGASMSSLRPNRKMATNFLVHEKIWFDKFKYDDAERKFYEQMNGPVAGSSRQSSGPGASSGPGGDHSELVVRIASLEVENQSLRGVVQDLQQAISKLEARLSALEKSSPAHRATAPQTQHVSPMRQVEPPTRKAATATEDDEDDDIDLFGSDEEEDKEAAKLREERLRQYAEKKAKKPVLVAKSSILLDVKPWDDETDMAQLEACVRSIQLDGLTWGGSKLVPVGYGIRKLQIQCVVEDDKVGTDLLEEEITKFEEHVQSVDIAAFNKI; encoded by the exons ATGAGGAGCGGGAAGACCTCCTGTGCCCTGGAGACCGTCTGGGAGGACAAGCAGAAGTATGGGGAAGCCGAGCGGCGCTTCTACGAGCACGAGGCCACGCGAGCCGCCGCCGCTCAGGAGCTCGTGGCCGAGGCGCCAGCCGTGAACGGGCCTGGTTGGGAGGACactgaggaggctgaggaggccgACACCCCCGACAGCGGCAGCGGGGGTGACCCTGGGAAGAAGCCCCTGCAGAAGAAGAGGAAGCGCTCCCCGAAGAGCGGGCTCGGCCAGGCGGACCCGGCTCTCGTGGGCCTCTCCGCCGACCACGTCTGGCTGGACAAACCACTTTTCGACCAGGCGGAGAGCTCCTACCGCCAGAGGCTGGCAGACACGGCCGCCCAGGCCTCCCAGCCGCCGGCCCTGGCCCCCCGAGGCCCCTGCACCCACGGAAGCCACGTGGCCTGCCACCACGTGACCTGGGGCGTCTGGGTCAACAAGTCTTCCTTCGACCAGGCCGAGCGGGCATTCGTGGAGTGGTCTCAGGCCCTGCTGCTGGCTGCAGAGGGGAGCGGCAGGCAGGGGGCTCCTGACACGGGCCAGCGCGAGGCCAGCCCTGACCAGGCCCTCGCCCACCGGCCCAGCCCACCGGCCAATGGCCAGCCCCCGCTGGGAAGCCTGCAGGCACTGGTGCGGGAGGTGTGGCTGGAGAAGCCCCGGTACGACGCGGCCGAGAGGGGCTTCTACGAGGCCCTGTTTGACGGCCACCCCCCCGGGAAGGTGCGCCTGCAAGAGCGCGCCAGCCAGGCCGAGGGCGCCAGGCGGGGCCGCAAAGACCGGCGGGGCCGCAACACCTTGGGGAGCAAGCGGGCCGGGCCACGGCGGGCCGACGGGGAGGCCCCCTCCTCTTTGCCCTACTGGTACTTCCTGCACAAGGACGCCGAGGCCCCCTGGCTCAACAAGCCCGCCTATGACAGCGCGGAGTGCCGCCACCATGCTGCAGAGGCCCTGCGCATGGCCTGGCGCCTCGAGGCCACATCACTCACTCACCGACCCAGTGCCCGGTCTGGCGCATCCATGTCCAGCCTGCGACCCAA cagGAAAATGGCCACAAACTTCCTAGTGCACGAGAAGATCTGGTTCGACAAGTTCAAATACGATGATGCAGAGAGGAAATTCTACGAGCAGATGAACGGGCCTGTGGCTGGCTCCTCGCGCCAG AGCTCTGGCCCTGGGGCCTCCAGCGGGCCTGGTGGAGACCACAGTGAGCTCGTCGTCCGGATTGCCAGCCTGGAAGTGGAGAACCAGAGTCTGAGAGGCG TGGTGCAGGATCTGCAGCAGGCCATCTCCAAGCTGGAGGCCCGGCTGAGTGCTCTGGAGAAGAGCTCACCTGCTCACCGGGCTACAGCCCCGCAGACCCAG CACGTGTCTCCCATGCGCCAAGTGGAGCCCCCCACCAGGAAGGCCGCCACCGCCACAGAGGATGACGAGGACGATGACATCGACCTGTTTGGCAGCGATGAGGAGGAAGACAAGGAGGCCGCTAAGCTGCGGGAGGAGAGGCTGCGGCAGTACGCTGAGAAGAAAGCCAAGAAGCCCGTGCTGGTCGCCAAGTCCTCCATCCTTCTGGATGTCAAGCCC TGGGATGACGAGACGGACATGGCCCAGCTGGAGGCCTGCGTGCGCTCCATCCAGCTGGATGGGCTGACCTGGGGCGGCTCCAAGTTGGTACCTGTGGGCTATGGCATCCGCAAGCTGCAGATCCAGTGTGTGGTGGAGGACGACAAGGTGGGGACTGACCTGCTGGAAGAAGAGATCACCAAATTCGAAGAGCAC gTGCAGAGTGTCGACATTGCTGCTTTCAACAAGATCTAA
- the EEF1D gene encoding elongation factor 1-delta isoform X4, translating into MRSGKTSCALETVWEDKQKYGEAERRFYEHEATRAAAAQELVAEAPAVNGPGWEDTEEAEEADTPDSGSGGDPGKKPLQKKRKRSPKSGLGQADPALVGLSADHVWLDKPLFDQAESSYRQRLADTAAQASQPPALAPRGPCTHGSHVACHHVTWGVWVNKSSFDQAERAFVEWSQALLLAAEGSGRQGAPDTGQREASPDQALAHRPSPPANGQPPLGSLQALVREVWLEKPRYDAAERGFYEALFDGHPPGKVRLQERASQAEGARRGRKDRRGRNTLGSKRAGPRRADGEAPSSLPYWYFLHKDAEAPWLNKPAYDSAECRHHAAEALRMAWRLEATSLTHRPSARSGASMSSLRPKKMATNFLVHEKIWFDKFKYDDAERKFYEQMNGPVAGSSRQSSGPGASSGPGGDHSELVVRIASLEVENQSLRGVVQDLQQAISKLEARLSALEKSSPAHRATAPQTQHVSPMRQVEPPTRKAATATEDDEDDDIDLFGSDEEEDKEAAKLREERLRQYAEKKAKKPVLVAKSSILLDVKPWDDETDMAQLEACVRSIQLDGLTWGGSKLVPVGYGIRKLQIQCVVEDDKVGTDLLEEEITKFEEHVQSVDIAAFNKI; encoded by the exons ATGAGGAGCGGGAAGACCTCCTGTGCCCTGGAGACCGTCTGGGAGGACAAGCAGAAGTATGGGGAAGCCGAGCGGCGCTTCTACGAGCACGAGGCCACGCGAGCCGCCGCCGCTCAGGAGCTCGTGGCCGAGGCGCCAGCCGTGAACGGGCCTGGTTGGGAGGACactgaggaggctgaggaggccgACACCCCCGACAGCGGCAGCGGGGGTGACCCTGGGAAGAAGCCCCTGCAGAAGAAGAGGAAGCGCTCCCCGAAGAGCGGGCTCGGCCAGGCGGACCCGGCTCTCGTGGGCCTCTCCGCCGACCACGTCTGGCTGGACAAACCACTTTTCGACCAGGCGGAGAGCTCCTACCGCCAGAGGCTGGCAGACACGGCCGCCCAGGCCTCCCAGCCGCCGGCCCTGGCCCCCCGAGGCCCCTGCACCCACGGAAGCCACGTGGCCTGCCACCACGTGACCTGGGGCGTCTGGGTCAACAAGTCTTCCTTCGACCAGGCCGAGCGGGCATTCGTGGAGTGGTCTCAGGCCCTGCTGCTGGCTGCAGAGGGGAGCGGCAGGCAGGGGGCTCCTGACACGGGCCAGCGCGAGGCCAGCCCTGACCAGGCCCTCGCCCACCGGCCCAGCCCACCGGCCAATGGCCAGCCCCCGCTGGGAAGCCTGCAGGCACTGGTGCGGGAGGTGTGGCTGGAGAAGCCCCGGTACGACGCGGCCGAGAGGGGCTTCTACGAGGCCCTGTTTGACGGCCACCCCCCCGGGAAGGTGCGCCTGCAAGAGCGCGCCAGCCAGGCCGAGGGCGCCAGGCGGGGCCGCAAAGACCGGCGGGGCCGCAACACCTTGGGGAGCAAGCGGGCCGGGCCACGGCGGGCCGACGGGGAGGCCCCCTCCTCTTTGCCCTACTGGTACTTCCTGCACAAGGACGCCGAGGCCCCCTGGCTCAACAAGCCCGCCTATGACAGCGCGGAGTGCCGCCACCATGCTGCAGAGGCCCTGCGCATGGCCTGGCGCCTCGAGGCCACATCACTCACTCACCGACCCAGTGCCCGGTCTGGCGCATCCATGTCCAGCCTGCGACCCAA GAAAATGGCCACAAACTTCCTAGTGCACGAGAAGATCTGGTTCGACAAGTTCAAATACGATGATGCAGAGAGGAAATTCTACGAGCAGATGAACGGGCCTGTGGCTGGCTCCTCGCGCCAG AGCTCTGGCCCTGGGGCCTCCAGCGGGCCTGGTGGAGACCACAGTGAGCTCGTCGTCCGGATTGCCAGCCTGGAAGTGGAGAACCAGAGTCTGAGAGGCG TGGTGCAGGATCTGCAGCAGGCCATCTCCAAGCTGGAGGCCCGGCTGAGTGCTCTGGAGAAGAGCTCACCTGCTCACCGGGCTACAGCCCCGCAGACCCAG CACGTGTCTCCCATGCGCCAAGTGGAGCCCCCCACCAGGAAGGCCGCCACCGCCACAGAGGATGACGAGGACGATGACATCGACCTGTTTGGCAGCGATGAGGAGGAAGACAAGGAGGCCGCTAAGCTGCGGGAGGAGAGGCTGCGGCAGTACGCTGAGAAGAAAGCCAAGAAGCCCGTGCTGGTCGCCAAGTCCTCCATCCTTCTGGATGTCAAGCCC TGGGATGACGAGACGGACATGGCCCAGCTGGAGGCCTGCGTGCGCTCCATCCAGCTGGATGGGCTGACCTGGGGCGGCTCCAAGTTGGTACCTGTGGGCTATGGCATCCGCAAGCTGCAGATCCAGTGTGTGGTGGAGGACGACAAGGTGGGGACTGACCTGCTGGAAGAAGAGATCACCAAATTCGAAGAGCAC gTGCAGAGTGTCGACATTGCTGCTTTCAACAAGATCTAA
- the EEF1D gene encoding elongation factor 1-delta isoform X2, whose protein sequence is MRSGKTSCALETVWEDKQKYGEAERRFYEHEATRAAAAQELVAEAPAVNGPGWEDTEEAEEADTPDSGSGGDPGKKPLQKKRKRSPKSGLGQADPALVGLSADHVWLDKPLFDQAESSYRQRLADTAAQASQPPALAPRGPCTHGSHVACHHVTWGVWVNKSSFDQAERAFVEWSQALLLAAEGSGRQGAPDTGQREASPDQALAHRPSPPANGQPPLGSLQALVREVWLEKPRYDAAERGFYEALFDGHPPGKVRLQERASQAEGARRGRKDRRGRNTLGSKRAGPRRADGEAPSSLPYWYFLHKDAEAPWLNKPAYDSAECRHHAAEALRMAWRLEATSLTHRPSARSGASMSSLRPKKMATNFLVHEKIWFDKFKYDDAERKFYEQMNGPVAGSSRQENGASVILRDIARARENIQKSLAGSSGPGASSGPGGDHSELVVRIASLEVENQSLRGVVQDLQQAISKLEARLSALEKSSPAHRATAPQTQHVSPMRQVEPPTRKAATATEDDEDDDIDLFGSDEEEDKEAAKLREERLRQYAEKKAKKPVLVAKSSILLDVKPWDDETDMAQLEACVRSIQLDGLTWGGSKLVPVGYGIRKLQIQCVVEDDKVGTDLLEEEITKFEEHVQSVDIAAFNKI, encoded by the exons ATGAGGAGCGGGAAGACCTCCTGTGCCCTGGAGACCGTCTGGGAGGACAAGCAGAAGTATGGGGAAGCCGAGCGGCGCTTCTACGAGCACGAGGCCACGCGAGCCGCCGCCGCTCAGGAGCTCGTGGCCGAGGCGCCAGCCGTGAACGGGCCTGGTTGGGAGGACactgaggaggctgaggaggccgACACCCCCGACAGCGGCAGCGGGGGTGACCCTGGGAAGAAGCCCCTGCAGAAGAAGAGGAAGCGCTCCCCGAAGAGCGGGCTCGGCCAGGCGGACCCGGCTCTCGTGGGCCTCTCCGCCGACCACGTCTGGCTGGACAAACCACTTTTCGACCAGGCGGAGAGCTCCTACCGCCAGAGGCTGGCAGACACGGCCGCCCAGGCCTCCCAGCCGCCGGCCCTGGCCCCCCGAGGCCCCTGCACCCACGGAAGCCACGTGGCCTGCCACCACGTGACCTGGGGCGTCTGGGTCAACAAGTCTTCCTTCGACCAGGCCGAGCGGGCATTCGTGGAGTGGTCTCAGGCCCTGCTGCTGGCTGCAGAGGGGAGCGGCAGGCAGGGGGCTCCTGACACGGGCCAGCGCGAGGCCAGCCCTGACCAGGCCCTCGCCCACCGGCCCAGCCCACCGGCCAATGGCCAGCCCCCGCTGGGAAGCCTGCAGGCACTGGTGCGGGAGGTGTGGCTGGAGAAGCCCCGGTACGACGCGGCCGAGAGGGGCTTCTACGAGGCCCTGTTTGACGGCCACCCCCCCGGGAAGGTGCGCCTGCAAGAGCGCGCCAGCCAGGCCGAGGGCGCCAGGCGGGGCCGCAAAGACCGGCGGGGCCGCAACACCTTGGGGAGCAAGCGGGCCGGGCCACGGCGGGCCGACGGGGAGGCCCCCTCCTCTTTGCCCTACTGGTACTTCCTGCACAAGGACGCCGAGGCCCCCTGGCTCAACAAGCCCGCCTATGACAGCGCGGAGTGCCGCCACCATGCTGCAGAGGCCCTGCGCATGGCCTGGCGCCTCGAGGCCACATCACTCACTCACCGACCCAGTGCCCGGTCTGGCGCATCCATGTCCAGCCTGCGACCCAA GAAAATGGCCACAAACTTCCTAGTGCACGAGAAGATCTGGTTCGACAAGTTCAAATACGATGATGCAGAGAGGAAATTCTACGAGCAGATGAACGGGCCTGTGGCTGGCTCCTCGCGCCAG GAGAACGGCGCCAGCGTGATCCTCCGAGACATTGCGAGAGCCAGAGAAAACATCCAGAAATCCCTGGCCGGA AGCTCTGGCCCTGGGGCCTCCAGCGGGCCTGGTGGAGACCACAGTGAGCTCGTCGTCCGGATTGCCAGCCTGGAAGTGGAGAACCAGAGTCTGAGAGGCG TGGTGCAGGATCTGCAGCAGGCCATCTCCAAGCTGGAGGCCCGGCTGAGTGCTCTGGAGAAGAGCTCACCTGCTCACCGGGCTACAGCCCCGCAGACCCAG CACGTGTCTCCCATGCGCCAAGTGGAGCCCCCCACCAGGAAGGCCGCCACCGCCACAGAGGATGACGAGGACGATGACATCGACCTGTTTGGCAGCGATGAGGAGGAAGACAAGGAGGCCGCTAAGCTGCGGGAGGAGAGGCTGCGGCAGTACGCTGAGAAGAAAGCCAAGAAGCCCGTGCTGGTCGCCAAGTCCTCCATCCTTCTGGATGTCAAGCCC TGGGATGACGAGACGGACATGGCCCAGCTGGAGGCCTGCGTGCGCTCCATCCAGCTGGATGGGCTGACCTGGGGCGGCTCCAAGTTGGTACCTGTGGGCTATGGCATCCGCAAGCTGCAGATCCAGTGTGTGGTGGAGGACGACAAGGTGGGGACTGACCTGCTGGAAGAAGAGATCACCAAATTCGAAGAGCAC gTGCAGAGTGTCGACATTGCTGCTTTCAACAAGATCTAA